In Dunckerocampus dactyliophorus isolate RoL2022-P2 chromosome 21, RoL_Ddac_1.1, whole genome shotgun sequence, the sequence ACTACCTGCTTCACGCTGCTCTTTCTCCAGAACCACCATCGGCCAGACTTTTTTGGCGTCCTGTCCTTCACCCACGCTTCTTCTGTGGGCTGCAGTGGTCCACATGTCAATAAAACATGTGGTGCACTATTAAACATCATCAGTCGATACCTTTGGGAGCGTCTTCTGAAAAGCCTGCATGCTGAGGATGAGCGGCGCTGCCAGAGTCCAGTTGTAGTATCTAAAAGAAAGTGCTCATTTTGATGTCATCACTTTTCTGATTTATTGTTCGCTCACCTATGCCCAATCCGAACCACCAAATTGGGATTGTCAATAATCGCTGGGTTTTCTGCAAATTCATGATAGGTGATGATGTAATCCATGAATCTTTCTGGAAGAATAAGGAATATTCAAATAAgcgatactgtatataaaacttGCCAACAAGTAAAGATGATTGCTTACCGTTGTCGATTTCTGAATTGTCACCGACTCCGCCGCAGAGCGACAGTGTGACATCAGGAATGTCGGTGGCAGAATCGGACAAACACTCTGTGCCACTGTCTGCGGCACCGCTGCCCATCGACTGAGGCGACTGTGAGCCCGACTGTGTCCCCGTCTCGACCCAGGGCTTTGGAACCTGCTCCGACTCACTGACACACAGATGCCCCATTTCACCTACTCAGCAATCTCTATTATTTAGTATTAATATTGttcactttatttattcatctatccatccatcttcaatgccgcttatcctcaccggggtcgcaggtatgctggagcctatcccagctgacttcgggcaagaggtggggtacaccctggactggtcgccagccaatcgcagggcacatattgacaaccattcactctcacattcatacctatggacaatttagagtctccaattagcctaacatgcatgtttttggaatgtgggaggaaaccggagtacccggacaaaacccacgcacgcattattatttaaagtgtaaatatcAAGGCAatagttaaataataaaaagacgaCTTTATACGTTGggaagttccactgtacttaaaTATCAAGAAAGAAAAGCCGTCAGGATGATTTGAACATAAGACCTCCCTAATGGTACCTTTTGGGGAAGTACAGAGCGACAACATGGGGCTCGAGCACATTCAGGTCATCCAGATAAATATCTTCTGGGCCCTGATGTTGACTCCTCTTCCTCACACCTTGTTAAAGAAGAAGAATGAGAAGAGACTCAAGAGCTACAGAGGTTATCATGTCAGGTTGACTCTTACCCTTTTTCTTTACGGGGGCGGCTGCAGACATGGACGAGGTTCTATTCGAATCTCTGCTCATGCTGTCCCTGCGACTGGGTGGAGAAGATTTCCAGCTGGTTTTGCGTACGGCTTTCTCACCGAGGTTGGAGTTGCCTGCGCATGGCTGGGATGGAAAGGTTCTCGGTTCCGCCTGATGCTGGGTCATGCTCGTGTGCTGAGCTGAGGAGGTGTCAATGGGGTTGCAGCCGCCCTGGGACGACGGGACATTCCGAGGTTCGGGTCGAACGATGTCGCAGAGCATATCTTCTGCTTGCTTGCCGTTCCATGACTCTGGGCTTGAGATGACCCGGAAATGTGTGCTTTCTGTGGGGGTGATGGTCAGAACCTTTGGCTCGGACGGCTCCTTTTTGGAGACCTGCTTGCAGAAAAAACAGACGTGCACTGATGTAACCCGTCTGGTTCGCCCAGCATTCCGCACTGGGCTCAAAGAGTCTAGAGCACCAGCTCTCAAGCTAAAATCCCAGACTGTCAACTCTACGGCCAGTACGATTATGAAGGTgccagggagtgaggtttaccaacctACATCCACACAGCCACGCTCACCCCCAAAACCTCACTCTCCAGCCAGCTTCGAGTTCAGTTCTTGGCCTGAACCACAGTCTACAGAATGAGAGTCAAGAGTGCCAGCCGTCAAGACTAAACTCGACATGCAGTGTGACTCTGACAAGTCCAGGGAGtaaggtttaccaacgtacatccGTACAGCCATATTGGCGGGCATCCCTTACACTCACACCCAAATCTCATTGTCACCCAAATCatggcaccaatgtaacccgccTGGATCAGTCAGCCTGGCGTTCCGCCCTGGGTTTGAACCAAGGTCCGAAGAATGACAGTCAAGACTGTAAACTTTGTGCAGTGCGACTCTGAAGATGTCAGGGAGTGAAGTTTGCCAACAAACATCCGAAAATCTTTTCAGGCATTGTAATACATGATTAGATGAACGCACAGTGTGAGTGTATCTTCTCGTCATTCCTACCCTTGTGGATTCTGGAAACTCCCCCCAGGTCCACCGCATGTGTGACTCGGTTCTGAGCATGCTCTCTGTGGGCTCAGAGTCACTGCTAGGCAACGTGGCCTCGGACATCTCCCTGCTGGACACAACAAGACCAAAAGTAACACAGCACTTTGGACCTTGGGGTCTATGAACAGTGTTCATAGACTGTTCATCAGTGAACAAGTGTTGGGGCACCTACAGGAAGTCAAACAGGAAGAAAATATGGATCTACTCCAAAGCaacttgtccaaaatgtcttgattAAGAATGAAGAATCGGGGACAACTAAGACAAACTAACTAACTAAGGAGCTAAGACTAACTAAGGCCTCTCGTCCAACCAAGAACTGCGTCCCCACACGATTGTCTATGACACTCACCACTCGGTACAGGGGGACCAGTCTCCGTCAGAAAAAGGGTAGCTGTCCCACTCAAGGGCAGCAAATGCAGAATGtccaaaaatgtctgttttgtcCTTCAATGAGGTTGAGCATGTcctgaaaaaagaaacaaaatcaaaaacTTTATGAGCAAAAAACGACAGTGACTCACCATGCACTGTGCGCATTGCTCTCCTCATCTGAGCTGAGCCCACAGAGGTCCAGCTCGCTTCCTGCTGGCGGGCTTGGCTGCTCTTTGCGGATGTCAGCTTtgtgcttcctcctccttctcttcctcttcttcccaCACGCATTGGGACGGGGATGGTGGCTTCCCCGCTCTTCCGGACCCATCAGACGCTGACTGCTCTCGGCTGCCGATCTGACACTTCTGGGCTCTCGGTTTTTCATCGGAGCGTCGTCCGTGTGGATGGGAGAGGTCAGCAGGCGTGCAGGGACAACCTCCTGCGTGGGCGAAAAGGTTCTTACAATAAAGCCTTGGACAGAACCTTTGGAATGAGAGACATACATGATTTTTTTCCGTCTCCTGGACAAAAAAAGCCTCCCCGTTGTCTCCAAGTTTCATGTGCAAGTCCACCGCTTCTCCATTGATTTCAATGTCGATCTGCAGGatcacaacatttttatttggatctcttacacttcctgttttggaCTCAAGTTGGGACCTTTGTGCTTTGTtggttttttgtttagtttacaCGCAGCTCCACGTTTTCCAGCTCCCTGGTgtcctgttgtgtgtgtgtgtgtgcagcataaATTTGATCAATAAACCATGAAATAATATAATTGTCAAACTTGACATGTCaacatgtatttttgtaattgtaattaatttaaaGACTCATCTGAGTTGGAACctctttcttctgttttttacaGTTTCATCAAAAGGACGTCAGATGGGATACATGGTGGTTGTCCATCTATCCTACCGTAGCGGTAGACCGTAGCGGCACTAACCACTTTCTCCCTGGAGCGAAGGACTCCCAGTTTGCCAAAGCGGACATGGAAAGGGGAGCATTGGAAGGTCCCATCTGGCTGTCGGACCACgatgacgtcaatgcaacccgacAGTGTGGCCCTGTTGATTCCCTTGTAGAGCTCCTTCACCGTCACCAGAACCTGCCCCGCCAGCTGGCCCACGTAGTTCATGGTGTCCACCTGGGAGGTACGAatcacactttgctgctctgGGTATGAACAGAAAGAACTTTACACACAAACAAGGAGTTGGACTTGTGGTCATTTCATTAGGATTATTAACTCCACCAGGGAGGTTATGTTTAGGTTAGGAGCATCCTGTCCACATTGGATGCAGTATaccatttatatttttacatacatgtggtcattaaaggaaaactgccctttttttgcaattttgcccatccacaatgctcatgtgagacatgaacacatggctttctcttttccatgCATTCTAaggacataaaaacagctaaaaagatgtagctaagaatgcacataatgggaaacac encodes:
- the LOC129173783 gene encoding phosphatidate phosphatase LPIN2-like, producing MNYVGQLAGQVLVTVKELYKGINRATLSGCIDVIVVRQPDGTFQCSPFHVRFGKLGVLRSREKVIDIEINGEAVDLHMKLGDNGEAFFVQETEKNHEVVPARLLTSPIHTDDAPMKNREPRSVRSAAESSQRLMGPEERGSHHPRPNACGKKRKRRRRKHKADIRKEQPSPPAGSELDLCGLSSDEESNAHSAWTCSTSLKDKTDIFGHSAFAALEWDSYPFSDGDWSPCTECREMSEATLPSSDSEPTESMLRTESHMRWTWGEFPESTRVSKKEPSEPKVLTITPTESTHFRVISSPESWNGKQAEDMLCDIVRPEPRNVPSSQGGCNPIDTSSAQHTSMTQHQAEPRTFPSQPCAGNSNLGEKAVRKTSWKSSPPSRRDSMSRDSNRTSSMSAAAPVKKKGVRKRSQHQGPEDIYLDDLNVLEPHVVALYFPKSESEQVPKPWVETGTQSGSQSPQSMGSGAADSGTECLSDSATDIPDVTLSLCGGVGDNSEIDNERFMDYIITYHEFAENPAIIDNPNLVVRIGHRYYNWTLAAPLILSMQAFQKTLPKPTEEAWVKDRTPKKSGRWWFWRKSSVKQSSTETKAAQDSPDLNIQTQQRTSEWSSDDEPKDIDGGQTPSERVQTEGPAPCPAYKKSLRLSSEQIVGLKLREGPNDVTFSITTQYQGTCRCEGTIFLWNWDDKVIISDIDGTITKSDVFGQILPQLGKDWTHQGIAKLYHSVHENGYKFLYCSARAIGMADMTRGYLHKVNDRGTLLPRGPLMLSPSSLFSAFHREMIEKKPEKFKVECLTDIRNLFCPSMHPFFAAFGNRESDVLAYRHVGVAVCRIFTVNPKGELILEQAKGNKTSYGRLSELVEHVFPLRTCQHSAAFSYPEYSSFSYWREPVPPVCLEELL